The genome window ACCCTGATCGGCATGGGCCTGCTGGTCGCCGCGCCCTGGCTGGCGGTGCGGGTGGCCCGGGTCGACCGGCGGGCGGCCCGCGCCCTGCTCGGCCCCAGCCGGGCCGTCGAGCTCCAGCAGCGGGTGGCGGTGCTGGCCGAGAGCCGGGCCGGCGTGGTGGACGCGGCCGATGCCGAGCGCCGCCGGATCGAGCGCGACCTGCACGACGGCGCCCAGCAGCGCCTGGTCTCGCTCGCGATGAACCTGGGCCTGGCCCGCCGCACCCTGAAGGACGTGCCCCCCGATGCCATGCAGGTGATCGTCGACGCGCACGAGGAGGCCCAGGCCGCCATCGCCGAGCTGCGCGACCTGGTGCGCGGCCTCCACCCGGTGGTGCTGGAGGACCGCGGGCTGGACGCGGCGCTCTCCGGGATCGCCGCCCGGGCCCCGCTGCCGGTCCGCCTCACGGTCAGCCTGGAGCGGCGGATGGCACCCACGGTGGAGGCGGTCGCCTACTTCGTGGTCTCCGAGGCGCTGGCCAACGTGGCCAAGCACGCCCGCGCCTCCCGGGCCGACCTGACGGTCCGCCAGCTCGACCGGACCCTGCACATCACCATCAGCGACGACGGGGTCGGCGGTGCCGACCCCGGCAAGGGCACCGGTCTGATCGGGCTGCGCAAGCGCGCCGCCTCGGTCGACGGGACCCTGGCCATCACCAGCCCCGTCGGGGGCCCGACCACCATCACTGTGGAGTTGCCGTGCGAGCTGTGATCGCCGAGGACTCGGTCCTGCTGCGAGTGGGCCTGGTCAAGGTGCTGGAGGCGGTGGGCTACGAGGTGGTCGCCGCGGTCGGCGACTCCGCCGCGCTGCTCACGGCCGTCGAGGAGCACCAGCCCCAGGTCGTGGTGACGGACGTGCGGATGCCGCCCGGCTTCACCGACGAGGGAGTCCGGGCCGCCCTGCTGATCCGCCGGCAGTGGCCCGAGGTCGCGGTGCTGCTGCTCTCCCAGTACGTGGAGGAGCGGTACGCCGCCGACCTGCTCTCCTCGAACACCAGCGGGGTCGGCTACCTGCTCAAGGAGCGGGTGGCCAACGTCGACGACTTCGTGGACGCGCTGCAACGCGTCGCCTCCGGCGGCACCGCGCTCGACCCCGAGGTGGTGGCCCAGCTCCTGGTGCGTCGGCACCGCGATCCGCTGGAGCGGCTCACCCCGCGCGAGCGCGACGTGCTGGGGCTGATGGCCCAGGGCCACTCCAACACCGCGATCGCCGAATCCCTGGTGGTCAGCGACAGCGCGGTGGCCAAGCACATCAGCAGCATCTTCACCAAGCTGGAGCTGCCCGCGGCCGATGCCACCCACCGCCGGGTGCTCGCCGTGCTGCGCTACCTCGGGGAGGGCTGAGCCGTGACCGCGGCCTACCGCCGCTGGCGGGCGGTCGGCGTCGTGGCCGCCGTGCTGCTGACGCTGACCGGCGCCGGCCAGACGTGGCGTGCCCTGGCCCAGCAGGACCGGTCCGACGGCTACCGGTACCCGCAGATCACCGCGCTCGACCTCGACCTGCAGAACGCCAGCACCCAGGTCACCCCGTCCGTCAGCGGCGAGGTCGAGGTCAGCCAGAGCACCCACTGGACGGTCAGCCAGCCGGTGGTCAAGCGGGAGGTCGTCGACGGCAGGCTGAAGATCAGCGTGCGCTGCCCGGAGGTCTTCCCGATCGGCGCGCCCAACTGCCGCACCAATCTGACCATCGGCGTCCCGGCGGACACCAAGGTGTCGGTGCGCGGCAGCAGCGCGGACACCGCCATCACCGGCCTGACCGGCGAGCTGAACCTGCACGCGACCTCCGGCACCTTCGCGCTCTCGGACGACACCGGCCGGGTGACGGCCCAGGTGACCAGTGGCTCGGTGACCGGCCGGGGCCTGTCCTCCTCGCAGGTCCAGGCCCAGGTGACCTCCGGCTCGGTCAACCTCACCTTCATCTCCGCGCCCGAGGTGGTCGCGCTCTCGGCGGGCTCCGGCTCGGTCCGGGCGCTCTTCCCGCAGGGCACCACCTACCGGGTCGCCGTCAGCACCGGCTCCGGCGGCAGCACCGTCGACCGCCAGCTGCAGGACCCGGCCTCCCAGCGCTCGGTCACCGCCACCGCCGATTCCGGCTCGGTCACCCTCAAGTACGCCGACAACTGACCCGCCGCCCGCCCCGGCCGCCCCGCCCGGCCCCACCTGAACGCACCCGAGCCTCACCCCGCCCCACCCGAGCGCACCAGAGCGCACCCGAGCCCCGCCCCACCCCACCCGAGCCCCACCAGCATCACCGCAGCTCAGGGCGGGTCCGCCGATTGGGGGACAATGGAGAGTCCCGTCCACCCCCTTCCGTCGAGGATCAGCCGCGCATGACGACCACGCCCGCCCCTGCCGCCCCCGTCGCGGCGCCGCTGTCGATCGGCCCGCTCCAGGTCTGGCCGCCGGTGGTGCTGGCACCCATGGCCGGTATCACCAACGCCCCGTTCCGCACCCTCTGCCGCGAGCAGTCCGGCGGCAAGGGCCTGTTCGTCAGCGAGATGATCACCACCCGGGCACTGGTCGAGCGCAACGCCAAGACCATGCAGCTGATCAAGTTCGACCCGACCGAGCAGCCCCGCTCGATCCAGCTCTACGGGGTGGACCCGGCCACCGTCGGCAAGGCCGCCCGGATGATCGCCGAGGAGGACCTGGCCGACCACATCGACCTGAACTTCGGCTGCCCGGTCCCCAAGGTCACCCGCAAGGGCGGCGGCTCGGCCCTCCCCTACAAGCGCAACCTGTTGCGCGAGCTGCTCCGCGAGGCGGTGGCCGGCGCCGGCGGCCTGCCGGTGACGATGAAGATGCGCAAGGGCATCGACGACGACCACCTCACCTACCTGGACGCCGGCCGGATCGGCGCCGAGGAGGGCGTGTCCGCGATCGCCCTGCACGGCCGCACCGCCGCCCAGCACTACGGCGGCCAGGCCGACTGGTCGGCGATCGCCCGGCTGCGCGAGGCCGTGCCGTCGCACGTCCCGGTGCTGGGCAACGGCGACATCTGGTCCGCCCCGGACGCGATCCGGATGATCGAGGAGACCGGCTGCGACGGCGTGGTGGTCGGCCGCGGCTGCCTGGGCCGGCCCTGGCTCTTCAAGGACCTGGTCGCCGTCTTCGAGGGCGTCACCGATCCGGTCCGGCCGAGCTTCGCCGAGGTGGCGGCCACCATGCGGCGCCACGCCGAACTGCTCGGCCACTGGCTGAACGACGAGCAGCGCGGCGTGGTGGACTTCCGCAAGCACGTCGCCTGGTACACCAAGGGCTTCTCCGTCGGCGGCCAGCTGCGGGTCAAGCTGGCCACTGCGAGCTCGCTCGCGGAGCTGGCCGAACTGCTCGCCGAGGTGGACCAGGAGCAGCGCTGGCCGGACTCCGCCGACGGTCCGCGCGGGCGCACCAGCGGCAACGGACGGGTGGTCCTGCCGGAGGGCTGGTTGGACGATCCGTACGACTGCGCCATTCCGTCCGTTGAGGCCGAATCGGACAGCTCCGGCGGCTGAGTTGTACGCCGAGTAGAAGTTGGCCCTGAAAGCCGACAGGACGGCTCGGCCCAGCCCACTTGGCCAATCTGGCCAAGTGGGCTCCTTTTTGGCAGGCGATGGTGACTCTGTGCGCGTGAAACGGCGCGTTGAGCGACGAAGTGACGAGTTTTGATACGTACGATGAGCGAGTCGGATCCGTGACTCTGGCCACACGAATCCACGCCTGACGGTGGGTCAGAGTCGTCGATGGCGCCATCATGTCCAAATCGCTTTCCGAACGGGCGCCGCGGCGGATCGGGCCGACTGGCTGCAGGAAATCAAGCCGGGGAAACACGGCGGTCCCACGGCCGCTACCCTCTGTCCGCCCATCGTGATCTTCGTGTATCCATGCCTTCAAGACTTGAACGATCGCTAGCGTCACCCGGACGATTTCAGCAACAAAGGTGAACGCCTTCACAAGCATTTGATCTCGGGGGTAACGCGGGGCTCCGAGGATCGGACGGCCTATCGACGGCGCGAAACCGCCTTCGAAATGGGTATGTTCTCCGGCGTCAGGGCAACCCCGTGCGAGGAGACCGACCCGTGGCGGCGACGCAGAAGTTTGTTTACTCCTTCACCGAAGGAAACAAGGACCTCAAGGACCTGCTGGGCGGCAAGGGAGCCAACCTCGCCGAGATGACCAACCTCGGCCTCCCCGTCCCCCCCGGGTTCACCCTCACCACCGAGGCCTGCAAGGTCTTCCTGGAGACCGGCGCCGAGCCGGACTCGCTGCACCAGGAGGTCAGCGAGCACCTGGCCCGCCTCGAAGAGCAGATGGGCAAGAAGCTCGGCCAGTCCGACAACCCGCTGCTGGTCTCGGTCCGCTCCGGTGCCAAGTTCTCCATGCCCGGCATGATGGACACCGTCCTGAACATCGGCCTGTCCGACGTCTCGGTCACGGGCCTGGCCGCCCAGTCCGGCAACGAGCGGTTCGCCTGGGACTCCTACCGCCGCCTGGTCCAGATGTTCGGCAAGACCGTGCTGGGCGTGGACGGCGAGCTGTTCGAGGAGGCCCTGGACGAGGCCAAGCACGCCAAGGGCAGCACCAACGACCTGGACCTGGGCGCCGAGGACCTGAAGGCGCTGGTCGAGACCTTCAAGACCATCGTGCTGAAGGAGACCGGCCGGGAGTTCCCGCAGGACCCGCGCCAGCAGATGGACCTGGCCATCCACGCCGTCTTCCACTCCTGGAACGGCGACCGGGCCCGGCTCTACCGCCGCCAGGAGCGCATCCCGAACGACCTGGGCACCGCGGTCAACATCTGCACCATGGTCTTCGGCAACCTCGGCGAGGACTCCGGCACCGGCGTCGCCTTCACCCGCGACCCCTCCACCGGCGCCCCCGGCGTCTACGGCGACTACCTCTCCAACGCCCAGGGCGAGGACGTGGTGGCCGGCATCCGCAACACCCTGCAGCTCGCCGAGCTGGAGCAGTTGGACAAGAAGTCCTACGACGAGCTCATGGCGATCATGCACAAGCTCGAACTGCACTACCGCGACCTGTGCGACATCGAGTTCACCATCGAGCGCGGCAAGCTCTGGATGCTGCAGACCCGGATCGGCAAGCGCACCGCCGCGGCCGCCTTCCGGATCGCCGTCCAGCTGGTGGACCAGGGCCTGATCGACCTGGACGAGGCGCTGCACCGGGTCACCGGCGGCCAGCTGGCCCAGCTGATGTTCCCGCGGTTCGCCCCCGAGTCCACCTCCAAGCAGATCGGCCGCGGCCTGGCCGCCTCGCCGGGCGCCGCGATCGGCAAGGTGGTCTTCGACTCCTACACCGCCGTCAAGTGGTCCCGCTCCGGCGAGAAGGTCATCCTGGTCCGCCGCGAGACCAACCCGGACGACCTGGACGGCATGATCGCCGCCGAGGGCATCCTCACCTCGCGCGGCGGCAAGACCTCGCACGCCGCCGTGGTCGCCCGCGGCATGGGCAAGACCTGTGTCTGCGGCGCCGAGGAGCTTGAGGTCGACACCAAGCGCCGCAAGATGATCACCGCCGACGGCCTGGTCATCGAGGAGGGCGAGGTCGTCTCGATCGACGGCGGCACCGGCAAGGTCTACCTCGGCGAGGTACCCGTGCTGCCCTCCCCGGTGGTCGAGTACTTCGAGGGCACCCTGCACGCCGGCGCCGACGTCCAGGGCGGCCTGGTCCAGGCCGTGCACCGGATCATGTCGCACGCCGACGGCCGCCGCCGGCTCGCGGTCCGCGCCAACGCCGACAACGCCGACGACGCGAACCGCGCCCGCCGCTACGGCGCCCAGGGCATCGGCCTGTGCCGCACCGAGCACATGTTCCTCGGCGAGGAGCGCCGCAAGGAGGTCGAGCACCTGATCCTGGCGGACAACGACAAGGACCGCGAGCAGGCGCTCTCCACTCTGCTGCCGCTGCAGAAGGGCGACTTCATCGAGCTCTTCCAGTCGATGGACGGCCTGCCGGTCACCGTCCGGCTGCTCGACCCGCCGCTGCACGAGTTCCTGCCCGACATCACCGAGCTCTCGGTCCGGGTCGCGCTGGCCGAGGCCCGCAAGGACCCGAACGAGAACGACCTGCGCCTGCTTCAGGCCGTGCACAAGCTGCACGAGCAGAACCCGATGCTGGGTCTGCGCGGCGTCCGCCTCGGCCTGGTCATCCCCGGCCTGTTCGGCATGCAGGTCCGGGCGATCGCCGAGGCCGCGGCCGAGCGCAAGCTGGCCGGCGGCGACCCGCGCCCCGAGGTGATGATCCCGCTGGTCGGCACCGTCCAGGAGCTGGAGATCGTCCGCGAGGAGTGTGAGCGGGTTCTCGCCGAGGTGGCGGTTTCCACCGGTGTCCAGCTGGACATCAAGCTCGGTACGATGATCGAACTTCCGCGGGCGGCCGTGACGGCCGGTCAGATCGCCGAGGCGGCCGAGTTCTTCTCCTTCGGGACGAACGACCTCACCCAGACGGTCTGGGGCTTCTCCCGGGACGACGTGGAGGCCTCGTTCTTCACCGCCTACCTGGAGAAGGGCATCTTCGGAGTGTCGCCGTTCGAGACGATCGACCGGGACGGCGTCGGTTCGCTGGTGAAGCACGCCGTCAAGGAGGGCCGGGCCACCCGCCCGGACCTGAAGCTCGGCGTCTGCGGCGAGCACGGCGGTGACCCGGACTCGGTGCACTTCTTCCACGAGGCGGGCCTGGACTACGTCTCCTGCTCGCCGTTCCGGATCCCGGTGGCGCGGCTGGAGGCCGGTCGCGCGGCCATCGAGACCGCGGGCAGCGACTCGCGCTGACCCGCATCCCCCTCCGTTGGGGAGGGGCGTCCGTCGGTGCTCGGCGCAGGAGAACCGCCGGACGTAAAGCGGCCGGGTGTGGTGGCCAATGACGTCCACCGCACCCGGCCGCTGCCGTGTCCGGGCCCGTCCGGCCCGGGGGTGACTGCTCCGTCCGGGTGATCGCGGCGGCCCGTCGGCCGGCCGGCCGGGAGCGCCCGGCAAGCTGGAGGCCATGACCAACCGCCTGCGTCCGATCGTCGTCGCCGTCGTGCTCGCCGTGGCCGTCGCGCTCGCCGCCGCCTACGCGATGGGGCGTCACCAGCCCGCCGCCCGCCCGGCCGTGGGCGCCACCGCCGTCACCAGCACCCGCGCCGCCGCGGGCCCGAGCCCGAAGCCGGGCCCGGGCCAGGGCGGGGTCTGCCGGACCAGGCTGCCCAGCCAGGCCCAGGACACCATCGCGCTGATCGCCAAGGGCGGTCCGTTCCCGTACCGCAGCGACGGGATCGTCTTCGACAACCGCGAGGGCCGGCTCCCCAAGCAGCCCGGCGCCTACTACCACGAGTACACCGTGGTCACCCCGGGCGCGGGCGACCGCGGAGCCCGCCGGATCGTCACCGGCGGCGCGGGCGAGGAGTACTGGACCCAGGACCACTACGCGAGCTTCCAACTGGTCGACCCGCGCTGCTGACGGCGGGGCACTACTGACGGCGGGTCAGCGGGCCTTGGTCCAGGTGATCCGGTGGTACGGGCCGTGCGGGCCGGTGGCCAGCAGGGTGCGCAGCTCGCGGATGATCGGGCCGGCGTCCGAGCGCAGCTGGTGCGGGGTGGCCCGGACCACCGGAAGCCGGGCCGCCTGCAGCCGGTTGCCCCGGGTCAGCGTGCGCTCGTAGTCGGCCGGGCGCAGGTGCCAGGCCCGCGAGTCGATCTCCAGCGCCACGCAGGACTGCGGCCAGAACGCGTCCGGCACCGCGAGGAAGCGTCCGTCCAGCATCAGCACCGGGTTCCACAGCGGCTCCGGCATCCCGGCCCGCCGCAGCACCTCGCGCGCCTCGCCCTCGGCCACCGAGTAGACCCCGCAGGTGAGCTCGTCCGCGACGTGCTGCACGTGCGGCAGGGTGGCGGAGGAGGGCGGCCCGCCGAGCAGCCGGGCCAGCAGGTCGGCCCGCTCGCAGTGCCGGCCCTGCACCGCCTCCGCGCACAGTGCCCGGAACTGCCGGCTGCCGGAGACGAACGGCGCCGCGTCGGCCAGCGCCCGGGCCACCCCGACGCTCCACAGCCCGTCGTCCCGCTCGAAGCCCGGCGGCATCCCGTTCGGCCGGCTGGGCGCCCGGTGCACCCGGACGAAGTCCCGGCTGGCCACCCGCCGCCCGGCCGGGATCAGCACGTCCACCACCTCGACGTCCGACGGGTGCCCGGCGCTGGGCAGCCCGGCGTCCGCCAGCACGGCCACCCCGGTCAGCAGCACCGAGCCGGGTCTGGGCCGCTCGCCCTTGGGCGCCGCGTAACCGAGCGCCGCCCGCAGGCGCTGGTGCGGGGTCAGCCGCCCGCTCTGCAGGCAGATCACCCTGGGCAGCACCCGCTGCCAGGGCCCGCCGGGGCGCAGCCGGTGGGCGATCGTGCCGGACGGCACGCCGTGCTCGATCAGCTGAGCCCTGGTCAGGATGTGCTGGTGGTCGGCGCCGAGCACCCGGACGGTCTCGAGGGCGGTCATCACAGTCATGGCGGGGTGTTGCCCACCTGGACCGTGGGTATGCGAAAGATCCCCCGCACGGGGTCACCCGCCCTCGGTGTTGACCCCGCCTCAGACCGACGCCGCCTCGGACCGACCCCGGGTCGGGCCAGGAGTCGGGTCAGGCCAGGATGAGCGGCTGGCCCGGTCTGACGCACTCCTCGTCGCGTTCCCGCCCCATCCCCGGCCCGAGCCGCTCCGGCGCGCTCGGCGAGGTGGCGGCGGCGATCCGCAGCTCGATGATGTCCCGCACGGCCGGCCACTCCTCGGCCAGGATCGAGTAGAACGCGGTGCTGCGCACCACCCCGTCCAGCCCCCGGCTGTGCGCCCGGCGGACCCCCTCGGGGGTGGCGCCGAGCCGCTCGATCGCGGCCCGCGAGCGCAGGTTGCGCGCGTCGGCCCGCATCGAGATCCGCTGCACCCCCCAGACCTCGAAGGCGTGCCGGAGCATCAGCAGCTTGGCCTCGGTGTTGATGCCGGTGCCCTGGGCGTGCCGGGAGAGCCAGGTGCGGCCGATCTCGGCGGCGTCCGGCACGGCGGTGGCCGGGTCGCCCAGCGGGCCGGCCGGCAGCGGTGGCCAGACCACCGGGCCCTGCCAGTAGTCCAGTTCCAGGAACCGGGTGGAGCCGACCACCAGGCCGTCGGAGGCCCGGACGGTGGCGAAGGCCAGCGAGCGGCCGGCGGCCTGGTCGGCCCGCGCGGTGGCGATGAAGTCGAGCGCGCCGTCCAGGCCCTGCGGGACGGCGGTGTAGCCGAAGCTCGATCGGTCCTCGGCAGCCGCCCCGGCCAGGGCTTCGGCGTGCTGCTCGGTGAGGGGCTCCAGCCGAACGGTGCGGCCGGTGAGGGTGACAGGTGCTGGCACGGGACCTTCGATCCTTCGGCAGTCGGAGGGCCCTCGCGCCCAGGGGTTCCGGGCGGTTGGGGTGGTCAGTCGCCCCGTCCGGTGGGTCCGCTCCACCCGGGTACGCCGGAGCCTCGGCGGTACGTCGGGGGGCAGCGGCCCTCGGGCGGGCAGCGCGGTGCCGGAGCGGGCACGGTTCGCATGGACCGGTCCGGCGGGGAGGTGCGGGGGGACAGAGTGCGTCCGCGAGATGGCCGAGAGGGGAACGAGTGCGCGAAGGGAAGCAGGCGGCCAGGTGAAGGCAAGGTGAGGTTCTGGGGCTGACCGTACACGTTCGGGACGGCGTCCTACGGCGTGACTGACGACGTGGCGACGGCGCGACGGTGCGGGGCAGCGAGAGGACGATACCTGCCCCGGGCCCCTGCGTCACTTCGCGGCGCGCCAACCGGGGAGGGGAACCTTTCGGCAGGTCCGCCGGGGGGTGCTGAAACGTTTCAAGCACCCGCTCCGACCTGCGCTCATCACCGATGGTGACGGCCCGGTGATCGGCGCTCGTCCGGGGCGGGGGGCGGTGGCGGGAATGTCGGCGCGGTGCGGCACGCTGGTGTCCATGACCGGTAGGTAGGACCGACGAGAAACGGGTTGGGTGCGCGGTGCGTGATCCCGGGGAGCTGTACGAACTGGAGCCGCAGGGCATGGCGGCGCTGGAGGCCGCGCGGGCCGGCCTGGCGGAGGGCCTGGTGCTGCTCTACCACTTCGAGGGGTTCATGGACGCCGGCGAGGCCGGCGGCCAGGTGGTGGCCCACCTGCAGGAGCAGGGGAGCCCCGTGGTGGTCGCCCGGTTCGACCACGACCGCCTGGTGGACTACCGGGCCCGCCGCCCGGCGATGACCTTCGACCGGGAGAGCTGGATCTCCTACGACCCGCCGGAGCTGCTGGTGCAGCTCGTGCAGGACGCCACCGGCAGCCCGTTCCTGCTGCTCACCGGCCCGGAGCCGGACGTCGAGTGGGAGGCCTTCGCGGCCGCCGTGCGGCGCCTGGTGGACGAGTTGGGCGTGCGGCTCACGGTCGACTTCCACGGCATCCCGATGGGCGTGCCGCACACCCGCCCGGTCGGCCTGACCCCGCACGGCAACCGCCTGGACCTGGCGCCCGGTTACCCGCGCTGGTTCGAGCGGGCCCAGGTGCCGGGCAGCGCGCAGGCCCTGGTCGAGTACCGCCTGGCCGAGTCCGGCCACGACGTGCTGGGCCTGGCCGTGCACGTGCCGCACTACGTGGCCCGCTCGCCCTACCCGGCCGCCGCGGTGGTGATCCTGGAGGCCGTGCAGGCCGCCTCCGGCCTGGTGCTGCCGGGCCTGGCGCTGCGCGGCCGGATCGGCGAGGTCTACGCCGACATCGAGGAGCAGCTCTCGCACGGCGACGGCGAGCTGCGCTCGGCGATCCGCGGCATGGAGAGCCAGTACGACGCGGTGGCCGGCGCCGAGGACCGGGAGAGCCTGCTCGCCGAGACCACCGAGCTGCCCTCGGCGGACGAGCTGGGCCGGCAGTTCGAGCAGTTCCTGGCCGAGCACGAGCAGGGCGACTAGCCGGGCCGCGACCGGCCGCGACCGCCGGGCCGGCGGGTCGGGCGGTCGGAACCAATGCCGGGCGGCGGCGCGTTGGGGCGGGTGTGATCCATCGACTGAGGCTGTTGGGGCTGCTGGCCGCGCTGTGCGCGCTGGCCGGCTGCGCCACGGGGGGCAGCCGACCGGCACCGGGGCCGTCCAGCGCCCCGCCGAGCCCGCGGGCCTGGGTGCCCGGCGGGCCCTACGTGGCGCTCGGTGACTCCTACACGGCGGGCGACAAGGTGCGGCCGGCCGGCAGCGGTCCGCAGGGCTGCGGCCGGTCCGCCGTCAACTACCCCGCGCTGGTGGCGCACGACCTGGGCCTGTCCGGGGACCAGTTCACCGACGTCAGCTGCACCAGCGCCACCACCGCCGACCTGACGGGGGCTCAACAGGTGACCGGCGGGCCCAACCCGCCGCAGCTGGACGCGCTCTCCGACCGGACCAGGCTGGTCACCGTCGGCATCGGCGGCAACGACGCGGACTTCACCGCGGTGGTCCAGCAGTGCGCCGAGCAGGGCCTGCTCCGCCTGGTGGACGCGGCGCACGGCGACTCGCCCTGCAAGGCGCACTACACCGCGTCGGACGGCACCGACCAGCTGGCCGGGTTGCTGGACACGGTCGGGCAGCGGGTCGCCGCGGTGCTGCACCAGGTCACGGCGCGGGCCCCGGGCGCCAAGGTCTTCGTGGTCGGCTACCCCGCCCTGCTGCCCGCCGACCCGGCCGCCTGCTACGGCACCCTCGGGCCCACCGTGACCAAGGGCGACCTGGCCTTCCTGAGCGACCACGAGCAGCAGTTGAACACGCTGCTCAAGCAGCAGGCCGCGGCCGTCGGCGCGGTCTACGTGGACACCTACACCCCCTCCCAGGGCCACGACATGTGCGCCGGCCGGTCGGCCCGCTGGGTGGAGCCCCCGCTGCCGGCCGACGGGCTGGCCCCGCTGCACCCCAACGCGGCCGGCCAGCAGGGCATGGCCGACGCGGTGCTCGGCACCGTCCGGGCGACCCGCTGACCGCCCGCGGGCTCAGCCGCCGGCCGTGCGGCCCGGCCGCTGCCGCCCGGGCGTGCTGCCGAAGGCGTGCCGGTAGGCCTCGATGAAGGCGCTGGGGGAGCGGTACCCGCAGGCCGCCGCGGTAGCGGTGACCGAGCGGCCCTCGGCCAGCAGCACCAGCGCGTGGTGCAGCCGCAGTTGGGCCCGCCACTGCGGGAAGCTCAGCCCCAGCTCGCGCCGGAACAGCCGGCTCAGGGTGCGCTCGCCCGCGCCGACCGCGTGGCCGAGCTGGGCCAGCGTGCGGTCGTCGGCGGGGTCGGCGAGCAGCAGGTCGGCCAGGTCGCGCAGGCGCGGTTCCTGCGGCAGCGGCAGGGCCAGGGCGGGCTCGGGGGCGGGCCGCAGCTGGTCCAGCGCCGCCTGCTCCAGGGTGCGGGCGGGCCGGCCGACCGGTGCCCCGGGCCCGGTGAGCACCGCGATCAGCTCGTGCAGCAGCGGGGTGACCACCAGCACCGTCGGCCCGGTCAGCCGCAGCGGGTTGGTCCGCGGCTGGAACACCAGGCAGCGCAACTCGCTCGGGCCGTAGGCCTGGTGGGTGTGCGGGGTGCCGGCGGGCAGCCAGACCGCGCGGTGCGGCGGCACCACCCAGCTGCCCTGGGTGGTGGTCACCCGGAGCACCCCGAGGCCGGGCGCGACCAGCTGGTTGACCTCGTGGTAGTGCCAGTCCACCCGTTCCCGGTCGGCGAGCGGACGGCGGACGGCTCCCTGCGGCTCCTGGCGGGTTATCGACACAACTTGGCAGAGTAGCGGAAGCCCGCAGACCCGTCCGCCCGCCAGGCTGGGCCCATGACGACCACGACGACGATGACGACCGCGGCGGGCGGCGGGACCGGGATCTGGCGCCGGATGCGGGTGTGGGGCGCGGCGCACGCCGTGGACGACCTCTACCAGGGCCTGGTGCCCGCCGTGGTGCCGTACTTCGTGCTGGAGCGCGGCTACGGCTACGTGGCGGCCGGCGGGCTGAC of Kitasatospora viridis contains these proteins:
- the ppdK gene encoding pyruvate, phosphate dikinase — its product is MAATQKFVYSFTEGNKDLKDLLGGKGANLAEMTNLGLPVPPGFTLTTEACKVFLETGAEPDSLHQEVSEHLARLEEQMGKKLGQSDNPLLVSVRSGAKFSMPGMMDTVLNIGLSDVSVTGLAAQSGNERFAWDSYRRLVQMFGKTVLGVDGELFEEALDEAKHAKGSTNDLDLGAEDLKALVETFKTIVLKETGREFPQDPRQQMDLAIHAVFHSWNGDRARLYRRQERIPNDLGTAVNICTMVFGNLGEDSGTGVAFTRDPSTGAPGVYGDYLSNAQGEDVVAGIRNTLQLAELEQLDKKSYDELMAIMHKLELHYRDLCDIEFTIERGKLWMLQTRIGKRTAAAAFRIAVQLVDQGLIDLDEALHRVTGGQLAQLMFPRFAPESTSKQIGRGLAASPGAAIGKVVFDSYTAVKWSRSGEKVILVRRETNPDDLDGMIAAEGILTSRGGKTSHAAVVARGMGKTCVCGAEELEVDTKRRKMITADGLVIEEGEVVSIDGGTGKVYLGEVPVLPSPVVEYFEGTLHAGADVQGGLVQAVHRIMSHADGRRRLAVRANADNADDANRARRYGAQGIGLCRTEHMFLGEERRKEVEHLILADNDKDREQALSTLLPLQKGDFIELFQSMDGLPVTVRLLDPPLHEFLPDITELSVRVALAEARKDPNENDLRLLQAVHKLHEQNPMLGLRGVRLGLVIPGLFGMQVRAIAEAAAERKLAGGDPRPEVMIPLVGTVQELEIVREECERVLAEVAVSTGVQLDIKLGTMIELPRAAVTAGQIAEAAEFFSFGTNDLTQTVWGFSRDDVEASFFTAYLEKGIFGVSPFETIDRDGVGSLVKHAVKEGRATRPDLKLGVCGEHGGDPDSVHFFHEAGLDYVSCSPFRIPVARLEAGRAAIETAGSDSR
- a CDS encoding DUF4097 family beta strand repeat-containing protein, coding for MTAAYRRWRAVGVVAAVLLTLTGAGQTWRALAQQDRSDGYRYPQITALDLDLQNASTQVTPSVSGEVEVSQSTHWTVSQPVVKREVVDGRLKISVRCPEVFPIGAPNCRTNLTIGVPADTKVSVRGSSADTAITGLTGELNLHATSGTFALSDDTGRVTAQVTSGSVTGRGLSSSQVQAQVTSGSVNLTFISAPEVVALSAGSGSVRALFPQGTTYRVAVSTGSGGSTVDRQLQDPASQRSVTATADSGSVTLKYADN
- a CDS encoding response regulator; the protein is MRAVIAEDSVLLRVGLVKVLEAVGYEVVAAVGDSAALLTAVEEHQPQVVVTDVRMPPGFTDEGVRAALLIRRQWPEVAVLLLSQYVEERYAADLLSSNTSGVGYLLKERVANVDDFVDALQRVASGGTALDPEVVAQLLVRRHRDPLERLTPRERDVLGLMAQGHSNTAIAESLVVSDSAVAKHISSIFTKLELPAADATHRRVLAVLRYLGEG
- a CDS encoding GNAT family N-acetyltransferase, translating into MPAPVTLTGRTVRLEPLTEQHAEALAGAAAEDRSSFGYTAVPQGLDGALDFIATARADQAAGRSLAFATVRASDGLVVGSTRFLELDYWQGPVVWPPLPAGPLGDPATAVPDAAEIGRTWLSRHAQGTGINTEAKLLMLRHAFEVWGVQRISMRADARNLRSRAAIERLGATPEGVRRAHSRGLDGVVRSTAFYSILAEEWPAVRDIIELRIAAATSPSAPERLGPGMGRERDEECVRPGQPLILA
- the dusB gene encoding tRNA dihydrouridine synthase DusB — translated: MTTTPAPAAPVAAPLSIGPLQVWPPVVLAPMAGITNAPFRTLCREQSGGKGLFVSEMITTRALVERNAKTMQLIKFDPTEQPRSIQLYGVDPATVGKAARMIAEEDLADHIDLNFGCPVPKVTRKGGGSALPYKRNLLRELLREAVAGAGGLPVTMKMRKGIDDDHLTYLDAGRIGAEEGVSAIALHGRTAAQHYGGQADWSAIARLREAVPSHVPVLGNGDIWSAPDAIRMIEETGCDGVVVGRGCLGRPWLFKDLVAVFEGVTDPVRPSFAEVAATMRRHAELLGHWLNDEQRGVVDFRKHVAWYTKGFSVGGQLRVKLATASSLAELAELLAEVDQEQRWPDSADGPRGRTSGNGRVVLPEGWLDDPYDCAIPSVEAESDSSGG
- a CDS encoding sensor histidine kinase — protein: MISTSRLRERLRRGAAHPSVAWVRAKGEEQTAPSPRPPAPWSVAALGELLLVAAGVPFLLPLILVVTTSQAWCFVTALLVLFVSRLTRAQRGRFQALGGLVVPELRSPAEPGSSPPVRLLAWARAGSTYRQLGYHLVVGPVLALVGAVALLGTGAGAVLSTVIGWAWLMPRGTPVRGGHGFPAVAAFTLIGMGLLVAAPWLAVRVARVDRRAARALLGPSRAVELQQRVAVLAESRAGVVDAADAERRRIERDLHDGAQQRLVSLAMNLGLARRTLKDVPPDAMQVIVDAHEEAQAAIAELRDLVRGLHPVVLEDRGLDAALSGIAARAPLPVRLTVSLERRMAPTVEAVAYFVVSEALANVAKHARASRADLTVRQLDRTLHITISDDGVGGADPGKGTGLIGLRKRAASVDGTLAITSPVGGPTTITVELPCEL
- a CDS encoding ribonuclease domain-containing protein; the encoded protein is MTNRLRPIVVAVVLAVAVALAAAYAMGRHQPAARPAVGATAVTSTRAAAGPSPKPGPGQGGVCRTRLPSQAQDTIALIAKGGPFPYRSDGIVFDNREGRLPKQPGAYYHEYTVVTPGAGDRGARRIVTGGAGEEYWTQDHYASFQLVDPRC